The proteins below come from a single Oscillospiraceae bacterium genomic window:
- a CDS encoding U32 family peptidase, with product MLQQPELLAPAGSLETLKYAVMYGADAVYCALPEFGMRAAPVNLTVGELREGCIFAHARGKKVYLTLNTLPTNEELSKLPQYIQDAAEAGVDAFIIADLGVLALAKKYAPQVERHVSTQAGITNYEAAKVCYELGAKRVVLARELPLTEIAQIRDNCPPDLELEAFVHGAMCMSVSGRCLLSSYMAGRSGNRGECAQPCRWKYNLVEEHRPGQYMEIGETPDNGSYILNANDLCTAPFIDLICKAGVDSLKIEGRAKTFYYVASVVSAYRRALDTFLADPYNDNFELPDAVIEELNRTSHRHYSPGFYFGKEQAQQTPSHTYVRDWDFIGTVESWENGIAHCTQRGKFAAGDSIEILQPDGSVIPLAPAWIENANGERVDATPHPMMQYTIPCEAPLMPYSLIRMQKKAE from the coding sequence ATGCTGCAGCAACCGGAATTGCTGGCCCCTGCGGGCAGCCTGGAGACCCTGAAATATGCTGTGATGTACGGCGCTGACGCCGTTTACTGCGCCCTGCCGGAATTCGGTATGCGCGCGGCCCCTGTAAACCTGACGGTAGGGGAGCTGCGCGAGGGCTGCATCTTTGCCCATGCCCGCGGTAAAAAGGTCTACCTGACCCTTAACACCCTGCCGACCAATGAGGAGCTGTCCAAGCTGCCGCAGTATATACAGGATGCCGCCGAGGCCGGTGTGGATGCCTTTATCATCGCCGATCTGGGTGTGTTGGCGCTGGCCAAAAAATACGCCCCGCAGGTGGAGCGCCATGTCTCGACCCAGGCGGGCATTACGAACTATGAGGCGGCTAAGGTTTGCTATGAGCTGGGTGCCAAGCGCGTTGTCCTTGCGCGGGAGCTGCCGCTTACCGAGATTGCCCAGATACGCGACAACTGCCCGCCCGATCTGGAACTGGAGGCCTTTGTCCACGGCGCTATGTGCATGAGTGTGTCGGGCCGCTGCCTTCTGTCCAGCTATATGGCCGGCCGCAGCGGCAACCGCGGCGAGTGCGCCCAGCCCTGCCGCTGGAAGTATAATCTGGTGGAGGAGCATCGCCCCGGCCAGTACATGGAGATCGGGGAGACACCCGACAATGGCAGCTATATCCTGAATGCCAATGATCTTTGCACCGCTCCGTTCATTGACCTGATCTGCAAGGCGGGTGTTGACTCACTGAAGATCGAGGGGCGTGCCAAGACCTTCTACTATGTGGCCTCCGTGGTCAGTGCCTACCGCCGCGCGCTGGACACCTTCCTTGCTGATCCGTACAATGATAACTTTGAACTGCCCGATGCGGTCATCGAGGAGCTGAACCGTACAAGCCACCGCCACTATTCGCCGGGCTTCTACTTTGGCAAGGAGCAGGCCCAGCAGACGCCCAGCCACACCTATGTGCGCGACTGGGATTTCATCGGCACGGTGGAAAGCTGGGAAAACGGCATTGCCCACTGCACCCAGCGCGGTAAGTTCGCGGCAGGGGACAGCATCGAAATTCTGCAGCCTGACGGCAGCGTCATTCCGCTGGCACCCGCCTGGATCGAAAACGCCAACGGCGAGCGCGTGGACGCCACCCCGCATCCCATGATGCAGTACACCATCCCCTGTGAGGCCCCCCTGATGCCCTACAGCCTGATCCGTATGCAGAAAAAGGCGGAGTGA